A single genomic interval of Koleobacter methoxysyntrophicus harbors:
- a CDS encoding ABC transporter permease subunit: protein MRGANVKAVTGEPAYGLRNIKRRLANNTVPIIFAIFCLLGVYYAQVHPLFLINSVITRMARNSFLVLSLIIPVMAGMGLNFGIVLGAMAGQMALIAITHWQIEGLGGFVIAVLLSTPFAVLFGWLAGLVLNKAKGNEMITGMILGFFANGLYQLFFLFVLGGIIPMKNERLMLSSGIGIRNTVDLKAVKYALNDIIKLKLGGLVIPLFTFFIIALLCIMLWFLTKTKLGQDFRSVGQNMHIAEISGINVDRTRIIAIIISTVLAAWGQLIFLQDIGTLNTYGSHEQVGLFAVASILIGGASVTKATIGQTLLGTFLFHTLFIISPMAGQNLLGSPQVGEYFRVFVAYGVIGVSLGLHAWQKQKQAMERLKAEQ, encoded by the coding sequence ATGAGGGGTGCAAATGTAAAAGCGGTTACGGGAGAACCGGCCTACGGATTGAGAAATATAAAACGAAGGCTGGCCAATAACACAGTTCCTATAATTTTCGCAATATTTTGTTTGCTCGGGGTGTATTATGCTCAGGTTCACCCGCTGTTTCTAATAAACTCGGTAATCACAAGGATGGCGAGGAATTCTTTTCTTGTACTATCGCTGATAATCCCTGTTATGGCAGGAATGGGTTTGAATTTCGGCATTGTTTTGGGGGCAATGGCAGGGCAGATGGCCCTAATTGCTATTACCCATTGGCAGATTGAAGGTTTAGGAGGCTTTGTTATTGCTGTACTGCTTTCTACCCCCTTTGCAGTATTATTCGGCTGGTTGGCAGGCCTTGTGCTGAACAAGGCAAAAGGGAATGAAATGATTACAGGTATGATATTGGGTTTTTTTGCAAATGGGCTTTACCAGCTCTTCTTCCTGTTCGTTTTAGGCGGGATAATCCCTATGAAGAACGAAAGGCTTATGCTTTCATCGGGGATAGGTATAAGGAATACCGTTGACCTGAAAGCCGTAAAATATGCGCTTAACGATATAATAAAGCTTAAACTCGGCGGTCTTGTAATACCACTTTTTACATTTTTCATAATAGCCCTGTTGTGTATAATGCTTTGGTTTTTAACAAAAACCAAGCTTGGACAGGACTTCAGAAGTGTCGGTCAGAATATGCATATAGCCGAGATATCGGGGATAAATGTTGACAGGACAAGAATAATAGCTATAATCATTTCCACGGTTCTGGCTGCCTGGGGACAGCTTATATTCCTCCAGGATATAGGCACCCTCAATACTTACGGGAGCCATGAACAGGTAGGTCTGTTCGCTGTAGCTTCTATCCTGATCGGCGGGGCATCTGTAACGAAGGCTACCATAGGCCAGACCCTTCTGGGGACTTTTCTCTTCCATACACTGTTTATCATATCGCCTATGGCCGGCCAGAATCTTTTGGGGAGCCCTCAGGTAGGGGAATATTTCAGGGTGTTTGTAGCATATGGAGTTATAGGAGTTTCCCTGGGACTTCATGCATGGCAGAAGCAGAAACAGGCGATGGAGAGGCTGAAGGCAGAGCAGTAA
- the ald gene encoding alanine dehydrogenase, with the protein MIIGVPKEIKSNENRVAITPAGVENFIKNGHEVYIEKNAGVGSGFSDEEYTAAGAKILDTPKEVFEIADMIMKVKEPLPPEYDLFKPGQVLFTYLHLAADKKMTEALLERGIVGIAYETVQLADRSLPLLTPMSEVAGRMSVQVGAHFLEKPNGGKGVLLSGVPGVLPAKVTIIGGGTVGTNAAKIAVGMGADVTIIDINPVRLRELDDIFGGKVKTLMSNSFNIKKAVTESDLVIGAVLIPGAKAPQLVTEDMIREMQPGSVVVDVAIDQGGCIETCDHPTTHAEPTYVKHGVIHYSVANMPGAVARTSTLALTNCTVPYGIKIANMGYKEAVKRDQAIALGVNLVNGKLTYKAVADSLNLPYTPLEEALK; encoded by the coding sequence GTGATTATCGGTGTCCCAAAAGAGATAAAAAGCAATGAAAACAGGGTTGCCATTACTCCGGCAGGGGTAGAGAACTTTATTAAAAACGGTCATGAAGTATATATCGAGAAAAATGCAGGTGTAGGCAGCGGGTTTAGTGATGAAGAGTACACCGCTGCCGGTGCAAAGATCCTTGATACCCCAAAAGAGGTCTTTGAAATAGCAGATATGATAATGAAGGTCAAAGAACCGCTGCCCCCTGAGTACGACCTTTTTAAGCCCGGTCAAGTTCTTTTTACCTATCTCCATCTAGCAGCAGATAAGAAAATGACCGAGGCCCTTCTGGAGAGGGGAATTGTGGGGATAGCTTATGAAACGGTACAGCTTGCTGACAGGTCTCTGCCGTTATTAACCCCAATGAGCGAGGTTGCAGGCAGGATGTCGGTGCAGGTTGGCGCCCATTTCCTGGAAAAGCCTAACGGCGGCAAAGGCGTCCTCTTAAGCGGTGTTCCGGGTGTACTTCCGGCAAAGGTTACGATTATCGGTGGGGGCACTGTAGGCACAAATGCCGCAAAAATCGCCGTTGGGATGGGCGCGGATGTTACTATAATTGATATCAATCCCGTCAGACTAAGAGAACTTGATGATATATTTGGTGGGAAGGTCAAAACCCTTATGTCTAACAGTTTTAACATTAAAAAGGCTGTCACAGAATCTGACCTTGTCATCGGGGCGGTATTAATCCCCGGAGCGAAGGCACCACAACTGGTAACAGAAGATATGATCAGGGAAATGCAGCCCGGTTCTGTAGTGGTGGATGTGGCTATCGACCAGGGCGGGTGCATTGAAACCTGTGACCATCCTACAACCCATGCAGAACCGACCTATGTAAAACACGGTGTAATCCATTACAGTGTTGCAAATATGCCGGGGGCCGTAGCCAGGACTTCTACACTGGCCCTTACCAACTGCACGGTGCCTTACGGCATTAAGATTGCGAATATGGGATATAAAGAAGCTGTAAAGAGGGATCAGGCAATAGCCCTTGGCGTAAACCTTGTAAACGGGAAGCTGACTTATAAAGCTGTTGCAGATTCCCTGAATCTGCCCTATACCCCATTAGAGGAGGCACTGAAATAA
- a CDS encoding ABC transporter permease subunit, with translation MKDRLKEFVDNVGYPRIIIGLFLLFLLISAVMLKLQMRSLITGILVRTGMNGILVLAMVPSIQSGTGLNFGLPVGIVCGLVGAVVSIEMNLSGFAGFTAAIIIGVILAVISGYIYGHMLNRVKGQEMLVGTYAGFSIASGMCMFWLLAPLYSPKMIWPYGGKGLRVTISLENTFDKVLNNWKAFDLMGVTVPTGLLLFMALFCFIIWLFSRSKTGITMQAAGSNPKFAESSGIDVDKARIIGTTISTVLGAVGIVVYAQSYGFLQLYTAPLFMAFPAVAAILIGGASVRRATIFNVILGTFLFQALLVVALPVTNAVLPEGNLSEVVRIIISNGIILYALTRIRGGE, from the coding sequence ATGAAAGACAGATTAAAAGAGTTTGTTGATAATGTTGGGTATCCGCGAATCATAATCGGCCTTTTCCTTCTCTTCCTGTTGATTTCTGCCGTTATGCTGAAGCTTCAGATGAGGAGTCTAATTACCGGCATATTGGTCAGGACGGGGATGAACGGTATTCTGGTTCTGGCAATGGTGCCTTCCATACAGTCGGGTACAGGGTTAAATTTCGGTCTGCCTGTGGGGATAGTGTGCGGCCTTGTAGGGGCTGTAGTGAGCATAGAAATGAACCTTTCGGGGTTTGCCGGATTTACAGCAGCCATTATTATCGGTGTAATTCTGGCCGTGATTTCAGGTTATATATACGGGCATATGCTGAACAGAGTGAAGGGCCAGGAGATGCTGGTGGGAACATATGCGGGATTCTCGATAGCTTCCGGGATGTGTATGTTCTGGCTCCTTGCACCACTATACAGCCCAAAAATGATCTGGCCTTACGGTGGAAAAGGGCTTAGGGTGACTATTTCCCTGGAAAATACCTTTGATAAGGTCTTAAATAACTGGAAGGCTTTTGACCTTATGGGGGTTACCGTGCCTACAGGTTTACTGCTGTTTATGGCCCTGTTTTGTTTTATAATCTGGCTCTTTTCCAGGAGCAAAACGGGCATTACTATGCAGGCAGCAGGGAGCAACCCTAAATTTGCCGAATCATCGGGCATTGATGTAGATAAAGCCCGAATAATAGGTACAACCATATCAACGGTCCTCGGGGCAGTGGGCATAGTCGTGTATGCCCAGAGTTACGGGTTTTTACAGCTTTATACAGCACCCCTGTTTATGGCGTTTCCGGCAGTAGCTGCCATCCTGATCGGAGGGGCATCTGTGAGAAGAGCTACAATTTTCAATGTAATTTTAGGGACATTTTTGTTTCAGGCATTACTGGTTGTAGCACTGCCTGTCACAAATGCGGTATTGCCTGAGGGCAATCTATCTGAAGTTGTAAGGATCATCATAAGCAATGGAATAATCCTGTATGCCCTGACGAGAATCAGAGGAGGTGAATAA
- a CDS encoding sensor histidine kinase gives MLQHSLLRLIEQDRLRKLIESFTRATDITIDINDCLGYPVVYHECFYGFCKKVRSTKKGLKKCIESNADIGFKTKERRKAFIGPCFAGIALMGVPIVVDKAFHGSIVCGQFHLKPPTEKMISKMLSAMDEIGLNGHEMIEDFKNIKVIPKEKCKAVSELIEFIANYIAEIIYKNKIENELIRQKLRVMETNQTRVELEKALWISELKKLQSQIKPHFLFNTLNIISRLIIMNENHKALDTVYALSNIMRSSFEESDELISLEKEMDYVKNYLSIQKMRFGERLRFKIEIDDRLRGISIPALTIQPLVENACTHGIEPKEDLGEIIIQSQLAGNDVIIKIIDNGIGIPEEKLKEIHMYLTNDKDFYVASELDGSLGLKNVHRRLQLYFGSEYGLSITSRTGCTQVSVKLPYNS, from the coding sequence ATGCTGCAGCACAGCCTGCTTCGCCTTATTGAACAGGACAGGCTCAGGAAGTTGATTGAAAGTTTTACCAGAGCAACCGACATAACTATAGATATTAATGACTGTCTGGGGTACCCGGTCGTTTACCATGAATGCTTTTACGGTTTCTGCAAAAAGGTCAGGAGCACCAAAAAAGGGCTTAAGAAATGCATAGAATCCAATGCCGACATCGGTTTTAAGACAAAGGAAAGAAGAAAAGCCTTCATCGGGCCGTGTTTTGCCGGTATTGCACTTATGGGGGTTCCGATAGTTGTCGATAAAGCGTTCCACGGCTCAATAGTATGCGGCCAGTTTCATTTAAAACCACCTACTGAAAAGATGATAAGCAAGATGCTGTCGGCCATGGATGAAATCGGTCTTAACGGACATGAAATGATAGAGGATTTTAAAAACATAAAGGTGATACCTAAAGAAAAGTGCAAAGCAGTTTCCGAGCTCATCGAATTCATTGCAAATTATATAGCCGAAATAATCTACAAAAACAAAATAGAAAATGAACTAATCAGGCAAAAGCTAAGGGTAATGGAGACAAACCAGACCAGAGTCGAACTGGAAAAGGCCCTGTGGATATCCGAATTGAAAAAACTTCAGTCGCAGATAAAACCCCATTTCCTGTTTAATACCCTGAACATCATCTCCCGCCTTATAATTATGAACGAGAATCATAAGGCCCTCGACACCGTATATGCCCTTTCAAATATTATGAGGTCTAGTTTTGAGGAATCCGACGAATTAATCAGCCTGGAGAAGGAAATGGATTATGTAAAAAATTACCTTTCCATTCAGAAGATGCGGTTCGGAGAGCGGTTAAGATTCAAAATTGAAATCGATGACAGATTAAGGGGTATCAGCATACCGGCCCTAACCATTCAGCCCCTTGTGGAAAATGCCTGCACCCACGGTATCGAACCTAAAGAAGATTTGGGCGAGATAATTATTCAGAGCCAGCTTGCCGGAAATGATGTTATTATAAAAATAATAGATAACGGTATTGGAATTCCGGAAGAAAAATTAAAGGAAATTCATATGTATTTAACCAATGATAAGGATTTTTATGTTGCATCCGAACTAGATGGGTCCCTCGGTCTTAAAAACGTTCATAGAAGGCTCCAGCTGTATTTCGGAAGCGAATACGGGCTTTCAATCACCAGTCGAACCGGATGTACCCAGGTCTCGGTTAAGCTGCCATATAATTCTTAA
- a CDS encoding sugar ABC transporter ATP-binding protein, which translates to MLAVKQILHMKGITKEYSGNRVLKEVSLAVNEGEIHALVGENGAGKSTLMNILFGMPVIHNTGGFTGEIIFEGERVDIKSPKDAMEKGIGMVHQEFMLLPGFTITENIKLNREITKHNLISGFLGEKMKSLDMEAMKRDSRKAFDRLGMTIDEMLPVAGLPVGYMQFVEIAREIDKTNLKLLVFDEPTAVLTETEAELFLKAIKNLAESGIAILFISHRLDEVMKVADSITVLRDGEVVGRLSRGEATIEKMAQLMVGRKIEKVHKGDQTSKKSRDNVILKIKNLAVDMPGEQVRGLSLDVMEGEILGIGGLAGHGKIGIANGIMGLYRARGEVIFKGERIPPNNPKQVLCKRIAFVSEDRRGVGLLLDDPIETNIAITAIQVQEKFLIKLPGMRFINLVNIKGVREHAQKMIKELDIRCTGPEQLTRRLSGGNQQKVCIARALTLEPELLFVSEPTRGIDVGAKKIVLDLLLKLNRELGMTIIMTSSELAELRSICDRIAIIYKGKLEGILPPDADDTEFGLMMAGEYAGKGKEVS; encoded by the coding sequence ATGTTGGCGGTAAAACAGATACTGCATATGAAGGGTATAACTAAAGAGTATTCAGGGAACAGGGTATTAAAAGAAGTCAGCCTGGCAGTAAATGAAGGTGAAATACATGCCCTTGTGGGAGAAAACGGTGCAGGCAAGTCTACCCTTATGAATATACTCTTTGGGATGCCGGTTATTCACAATACGGGCGGTTTTACAGGGGAAATTATCTTTGAAGGTGAACGGGTAGATATAAAATCACCGAAAGATGCCATGGAAAAAGGCATAGGGATGGTTCATCAGGAATTCATGCTGCTTCCCGGATTCACGATAACGGAGAATATCAAGCTCAACAGGGAGATAACGAAGCACAACCTGATCAGCGGGTTTTTGGGAGAAAAAATGAAAAGCCTTGATATGGAAGCTATGAAAAGGGATTCCCGAAAAGCCTTTGACAGGTTGGGAATGACCATAGATGAAATGCTCCCCGTTGCAGGGCTGCCGGTAGGATACATGCAGTTTGTTGAAATAGCCAGGGAAATCGATAAAACAAATTTGAAACTTCTGGTTTTTGATGAACCTACCGCTGTTCTGACAGAGACTGAAGCCGAACTCTTTTTGAAGGCCATTAAGAACCTGGCAGAATCGGGAATAGCAATCCTTTTCATTTCACACCGGCTGGATGAAGTAATGAAAGTAGCGGACAGTATAACGGTACTGAGGGATGGTGAGGTAGTAGGGAGATTATCTAGAGGTGAAGCGACTATTGAGAAAATGGCACAGCTTATGGTTGGAAGAAAGATTGAGAAGGTGCACAAGGGCGACCAGACGTCGAAAAAGAGCAGGGATAACGTAATTTTAAAAATCAAAAACCTCGCGGTAGACATGCCGGGAGAACAGGTTAGGGGCCTTTCCCTGGATGTTATGGAAGGTGAAATCCTGGGCATCGGAGGTCTTGCAGGCCACGGGAAAATAGGTATTGCAAACGGAATAATGGGCCTTTATAGAGCCCGGGGTGAGGTTATTTTTAAAGGGGAGAGAATCCCCCCAAACAACCCAAAACAGGTCCTTTGCAAAAGAATAGCCTTTGTATCCGAAGACCGCCGGGGTGTGGGCCTTCTTCTGGATGACCCTATTGAAACCAATATTGCTATAACGGCAATACAGGTGCAGGAGAAATTTTTGATTAAACTGCCTGGTATGAGGTTTATAAACCTGGTTAATATAAAAGGAGTCAGGGAACATGCGCAAAAGATGATAAAGGAACTGGATATCAGGTGCACGGGCCCGGAGCAGTTAACCAGGAGATTAAGCGGCGGAAACCAGCAAAAGGTATGCATTGCACGGGCTCTTACCCTTGAACCTGAACTCCTCTTCGTCTCCGAACCTACCAGGGGGATCGATGTAGGTGCCAAAAAGATCGTCCTTGACCTCCTGCTTAAACTCAACCGTGAACTCGGGATGACCATAATTATGACATCCAGCGAACTGGCAGAATTGAGGTCTATATGTGACAGGATCGCCATAATCTATAAAGGCAAGCTTGAGGGTATCCTGCCGCCTGATGCAGATGATACCGAATTCGGTTTGATGATGGCAGGGGAATATGCCGGCAAGGGGAAGGAGGTTTCCTGA
- a CDS encoding DUF3798 domain-containing protein, whose amino-acid sequence MVLLLTAGLAACTQQGGQDTGAEDDWKIGIMTGTVSQGEEEYVAAQEIVKKYGEERVIHKTYPDNFMKEQETTITQIVSMAADPKVKAIVVCQAVPGTAAAIEKVRETRDDILFIAGVPHEDPLMIAEKADLCLETDNLKRGETIIELAHRMGAKKFLHYSFPRHMSYELLSKRRDIFRATCEKLGIEFIDVTAPDPMGDAGIPGAQQFILEDVPRQVAQHGKDIALFSTNCAMQEPLIRKALDEGAIYPEQCCPSPYHAYPGALGIEIPPDKAGDVSFILEEIKKKVEEKGNSGRMATWKAPANMAMVRAGAEYAILYAKGEVEGVDIDKVIEVLKNEAGEVQVSFYEGTDNFLMFVGESIIF is encoded by the coding sequence ATGGTATTACTGCTGACTGCGGGTCTTGCCGCATGTACTCAGCAGGGAGGTCAGGATACGGGAGCTGAGGATGACTGGAAGATAGGCATCATGACAGGGACCGTGTCCCAGGGCGAAGAAGAATACGTGGCAGCCCAGGAAATAGTAAAGAAATACGGTGAGGAGAGGGTAATCCATAAAACATATCCTGACAACTTCATGAAGGAGCAGGAAACAACTATAACCCAGATCGTAAGCATGGCAGCAGATCCCAAAGTTAAGGCCATCGTTGTATGTCAGGCAGTGCCCGGAACCGCCGCTGCTATTGAGAAGGTCAGGGAAACTAGGGACGATATACTGTTTATAGCCGGTGTTCCACATGAAGACCCGCTGATGATCGCCGAAAAGGCAGACCTGTGTCTGGAAACCGACAACCTGAAGCGGGGAGAAACCATTATAGAGCTTGCTCACAGAATGGGAGCCAAAAAGTTCCTTCACTATTCATTCCCCAGACATATGTCTTATGAGCTCCTTTCAAAGAGAAGGGACATATTCAGGGCTACATGTGAAAAGTTAGGGATTGAGTTTATAGATGTTACTGCACCAGATCCCATGGGTGATGCAGGAATCCCCGGGGCACAGCAGTTTATACTGGAAGATGTACCAAGACAGGTGGCTCAACACGGCAAGGACATCGCTCTATTCAGCACAAACTGTGCAATGCAGGAACCGCTTATAAGAAAGGCTCTTGATGAAGGTGCGATATACCCTGAACAGTGCTGCCCCAGCCCATATCACGCTTATCCGGGGGCATTGGGAATTGAGATTCCGCCTGATAAAGCGGGAGATGTCAGCTTCATTCTGGAGGAGATAAAGAAGAAAGTTGAAGAAAAAGGGAATTCGGGCAGAATGGCAACCTGGAAAGCCCCTGCGAATATGGCAATGGTTAGAGCCGGAGCAGAATATGCCATATTGTATGCTAAAGGAGAAGTAGAAGGTGTGGATATTGACAAGGTGATAGAAGTGCTTAAAAATGAAGCAGGTGAAGTTCAGGTTAGCTTTTATGAAGGAACTGACAACTTCCTGATGTTTGTAGGGGAGTCTATCATATTCTAA
- a CDS encoding sigma 54-interacting transcriptional regulator: MKGITLITKGKNTCEALKKQLNDLLGDRVKIEGFYIDGNIKEGIFNDLVVISSNIIYEHAKQYLAHNCRVIIARRSINYHKIGKLLDIPPGTDALLVNDLTSTALETISLLEILGIDHINFFPYSPEIKDYPKLKLAVTPGELELVPDCVENVIDIKTRNIDFTTLVEILQELDLADKKANYLSARYLKDIIELIKETKKMADVNSRMNNQLQTIINTVHDGIIALDERKEISAFNPIAEGIFGVSRKELIGKKLNNVMVPKEVISVLENENIEKERFIKVNNRQVVINISPIKENNSVVGKVCTLKDVTEIQRLEEELRRKLRKQETYARYTFDDILGTSDLIKNTKELAKKISKSQSPILIQGESGTGKELFAQAIHNNSLRQRGPFVAVNFAALPESLLESELFGYDEGAFTGAKKGGMPGLFEQAHGGTIFLDEIGDAPQLFQVRLLRVLQEKQIRRIGGSKVIPIDVRVIAATNKDLKSLMKGGEFREDLYYRLNVLPLRIPPLRERRGDILDLAYAFYNDHFKRKPPMKASVFFGAISDHLLIYDWPGNIRELHNIVEYLCNVCPDKIPTPELLPGEFPGILKNGKAVYADLNRYKLEKNILIKIFESNKKGKPIGRRSISSELGLPEGKVRGIIEDMRTKGYIKVNRGKRGIEITEKGYGMINYYLPK, from the coding sequence ATGAAGGGCATTACCCTTATTACAAAAGGCAAAAATACCTGTGAAGCCCTAAAAAAACAATTGAATGATTTATTGGGCGATCGAGTAAAAATAGAAGGCTTCTATATAGATGGTAATATAAAAGAAGGCATATTTAATGACTTGGTAGTAATTTCAAGCAATATAATCTATGAACATGCCAAACAATATTTGGCACACAATTGCCGGGTAATTATAGCCCGCCGTTCTATAAATTATCACAAAATCGGTAAATTATTGGACATTCCTCCCGGTACCGATGCTTTGTTAGTGAATGACCTTACTTCTACTGCATTAGAAACCATATCTTTATTGGAAATTTTGGGAATTGACCACATTAATTTTTTCCCGTATTCCCCTGAAATAAAAGACTACCCTAAGCTAAAATTGGCTGTAACCCCTGGGGAACTAGAACTGGTACCTGATTGCGTAGAAAATGTTATTGATATTAAGACCAGGAATATAGATTTTACCACCCTAGTTGAAATCTTACAGGAACTTGATCTTGCCGATAAAAAGGCCAATTACCTTTCTGCCCGATACCTAAAGGATATTATAGAATTAATCAAAGAAACCAAAAAAATGGCAGACGTTAATAGCCGTATGAATAACCAGCTTCAGACAATAATCAATACGGTTCATGACGGAATAATAGCACTGGATGAACGAAAGGAAATATCAGCATTTAATCCTATAGCTGAAGGGATTTTCGGAGTATCGCGAAAAGAACTGATAGGTAAAAAGCTTAACAATGTGATGGTGCCTAAAGAGGTTATTTCCGTACTTGAAAATGAAAATATAGAAAAAGAAAGGTTTATAAAGGTAAACAACAGACAGGTTGTTATAAATATCTCGCCGATTAAAGAAAATAATTCTGTTGTAGGGAAGGTATGCACCTTAAAAGATGTGACGGAGATTCAAAGGCTGGAAGAAGAATTGAGGAGAAAGCTGCGGAAGCAGGAAACGTACGCCAGATATACTTTTGACGATATTTTAGGCACGAGTGATTTAATAAAAAATACCAAAGAACTGGCAAAAAAGATTTCAAAATCCCAATCACCGATTTTGATCCAGGGAGAAAGCGGTACCGGAAAGGAGCTTTTTGCTCAGGCCATTCATAATAATTCGTTAAGGCAGAGGGGGCCTTTTGTTGCGGTGAATTTTGCTGCACTACCTGAAAGCTTGCTTGAAAGTGAACTTTTCGGATATGACGAGGGAGCATTTACGGGGGCTAAAAAAGGAGGTATGCCCGGTCTTTTCGAACAGGCTCATGGAGGGACCATTTTTCTGGACGAGATAGGAGATGCACCCCAATTATTTCAGGTAAGACTATTGCGGGTACTCCAAGAAAAGCAGATACGCCGTATCGGGGGTTCAAAGGTAATTCCAATAGATGTTAGAGTAATTGCCGCTACTAATAAAGATTTAAAATCCCTAATGAAAGGGGGAGAATTTAGAGAGGATCTTTACTATCGACTAAATGTCCTTCCTCTCAGGATACCTCCCCTGAGGGAAAGAAGGGGTGATATATTAGATCTGGCATATGCCTTTTACAATGATCACTTTAAGAGGAAACCTCCTATGAAGGCCTCAGTTTTTTTCGGTGCTATAAGTGACCATTTGTTAATATATGACTGGCCGGGTAATATAAGGGAACTGCACAATATAGTAGAATATCTTTGCAATGTTTGCCCTGATAAGATTCCCACTCCTGAGCTTCTACCTGGAGAGTTTCCCGGAATTTTAAAAAACGGTAAGGCCGTTTATGCAGATTTAAATAGGTATAAGTTAGAAAAGAACATACTTATTAAAATTTTTGAATCTAACAAAAAGGGTAAACCTATAGGACGCCGTTCCATTTCATCTGAATTAGGATTGCCTGAAGGCAAGGTCCGCGGAATAATCGAGGATATGAGGACAAAGGGATATATAAAGGTTAATAGGGGCAAAAGGGGGATAGAAATAACCGAGAAGGGGTACGGCATGATAAATTATTATTTACCGAAATAA